TATGTGTGTAATGACGATTAGTCTGTCGTCAGCGTTATAGTGTACGTCTACGCGGGCGTGTGGGAATGTGTATGTTATCGAACCGTGCGGGCCGAAATCCGTGGTGATTCGCATCACACTGTTTAATTTTATTCTGTGGGTTGACAGGTTTTACTCGGAACCCGAGGACTATGCGCCACTTGGTCTGTCCGCGCCTATGCCGACCGACAAATCGTTCCATATCCAGCAGGTATTTAGATCAAAGTCAGCCCACTTAGACAAATGTATGCAACGGTGTTGTGCTGTAAATAGGAGACGAATGCATATGCGGGTGCTTATTCGTCCTGCTCGTTCGACTGAAGTAATTTTTTCTGAGTCAGTCGTGTGGTATCGAGGGCTCGACACGCCGCAGGACTGAGCCTTGATGCCGCTGCACAATATACACGTCTTCATTTTATGTGTGTGAAGAATTAAGGGAACTGGCAATGGAAGTAATGTGTCTTGAGGTACAACAGTGTAGAGGCGATTCAGAGTCTCATGAATCAAGCTTCTTTTGATGTCCTTTTAACATTCTTAGGTCTCCAAGGCTTCAGGGGTGCCTGAAGATAAAATTCTTCTTCTGGATGACGATAGGGCCAACTGCGTGAACTTCTGCAGGAGTGGTGGTGCAGCAATTCATGTCTCTGGCCATGAAGGCTTTGATTTCGGTGCTGTTCGCGTTGTGGTCAAGCCCTCGTTGATCATGCAGTGAATCTGGCACAGAGCACGCGTATGTGTGGTCTCTGGGGTGCTGTCCGAAACGTGGGCTCCATCATACCAGAGACAGTGGAATGGAACAATATCAGAAACGGTCGCCAGGCGCAGATTCCAGTCAACACGATTAAAAGTCATCCTAAGGGAAAAACTGCGAACATCCCGGGTAGCGTCCGGAATGACAACTTTGTATGTACATACGTGtaatacatacatatatacacgaGCACACATACGTGTATCCGAATTTATACGCGTGTGAGTCGGGTATCACCGTAGTCACGCTGTGCGATTCGGGGTTTCCGAATAGGCTTTTTGTGGACTTGAGGGGGTCGATATCTCACGGCTGCATTCCGTGCAACACGCTTTCTGTAGTACCTAACCTTTGGTCGATACCGCTGCGCCTGAAAGCCAGCCACTTTGGTGGCGCATTATCGGGCGTTTTCGCATGGGCGTGGCCTCACTGCAAGAGACAGGTGTACGCTCAGAAACGTTTTCGGTTGTGTTGTGCAAAGAACGTATTCGAAGTTTGGGAGAGGACTGCAGCTGTCTGCATCGGCGAAGTTTCCGTGATTGTCTAAAGATCACCGGAATTTTGTGATGGGCGTAGAACAGAATGTAGGGAGAGGTCGAAAATCGGTGCGTGACAATTTGGTGTGACACGGGCGCATACGTTTTGGCAATTGCCTTTGGGCAGCAAGCGGAATGCCGTCTCAGTCGTCAGCAAGATGATAGAATAATGAATCTTTTTGTTCGAATTCGCACTTTTTAGGGGACCAGGTGTGTCCGATGAGGGCCTACGCTACTTCTGCGCTAGGAAACGTGccaaaaggagacaaaaaatGTGGCATCTTGTTTTTCAAGCTCATGTTCTTGTCGAAATCGATCTATTGATTCAACGTGCTTTCTGTATTCGGGAATATTCTTGTACTCTGACCAAATGGAAGACAAACTGAACGGTCCTGTGTTATCCCAACAGTGGGGTCGCAGAGCAGTGGAGATTTTTGGAATCGCGATCGGCACGTATCCGGGCCCCTCCATTATTGAGGATTCCTGTGGGAGCCTCACTGGAACTATGCTCACCTAGATTTGGTGGGGGCTTCTCATCCGCAGCAGAGAATCGCCAAGCAAATATTATCGTACAGTTTTTTTCGTAGTCAGATGGTACCATACCGACCGTAGCTAATGAGGTTGTGCTCAGGTGTTGCATTTTGGTCGATGCTCATGAGCAGTACACTTCAAAGTACACCGGCTTACATGTGGTATCAGTCGTGAGACGCCTGTATGCCAGTCCAGATGTAGGAAACGTGCATGTGTAGGCATGAACTCCTGCGTCACCTCAGTTCCATTTTTTTGTGGTTAGACACGAAACCATGTCGGTTGTTAGATATGCGTACACGTCGCGGTGTGTGCAAGGGAAAGCTGACAAACTTCCCTCCCTGCGTTCAGGAGATCCGAGCAGTGATTAATCTTGCCTCCTTCCCAGAGTGCGATCGTTGTTTCAGGCTTTTGTAGAAAAGTTAGTAACTGCAGTTCAACGAGTCAGAGACACCGAATTTGCACTTCATGATGACTAGACGCGTACACACACCGCACTTCGTAGAGACCGGTACATGTCTCCTGTCGGTATCAGAAGGTTCCTCTAAAAAGAAAGCAGTGTTGCTGTTCAGTGATGCAGCTCGGCTTGCTGCTGAGGCATTGCGTGCAACATGGCCGGAAACAACATTACATGGGTACTTGTTGAAACCTGTGGTGTTACTTTTGTACAACCAACCATCAGACGGAGGTTTCGTTATTTTCATCACACTGAGGAACTTAAAGctctggagaaacgcgatCTCTCTTCAATTTTCGCAGGAAGTGCAATATCAGGGATCAGTCATTGATTTGCATACAGCGTCTTCAAGTTGTTTTtagtcgttttctttttaCAGTACCTGTTGGCGCAGAGTGCTTACTACGCACACAGTAGTCCTCTAGGGTACATTGCTCTCGAATTCTCCGAGAAACCTTCACTTATTTGTGTTCCCTTCTGTCGAAATATGGCACACAGAAATCTAGAGCGTGGAAAATCCATCTTCCCCAAATATGCAATGTGTGGGTTGGTGAGATGTGCTCCTGTATTCTCAAGGTGTGTGTCGGAGTAGAGAAAAAACCACCTGCACCCTTCCAGCAGTGTGTGGTAGACGGAAGGAGAactggaagaaggaaaacgttGTGGAACGATTGCTACCGTACATGTAAAGAAACACCATTGGTCACCCGCATCTCGCCAAAGAGATACTAGAAAATATAATTCCTTAATTAACTGTGGTCTATTTCTTTCACATtccgcagctgcatgcgcgcagtCTCGCATGTCAGTCTTTCCGCAAAGAACGTGCGGCCCCTCGTGATTTCCGATTGTGGGCAGTCTTCGTCAGAATTTGAGgttgtttgtctctctttagAGAGATGTTTGAAAAACTGGAAGCAATGAAGAAACTCCAAAACGCCCTAgcattttttttcttgtttctgaCGGTGACTCCCGTCCAGGATCATAGATTGACCGGGTGGCCGTTTGGTCAGGAATTGGAAATGATGTGAGAGATAGTAGTCGCTCCATAGCGTCTCAGTCAAATTTAGAGGCCTTTTCAGTTTTATGCACTATATCTGCGAATTTCAACGCATTCGCCTACAAACCGATCTGAGAGGTTTCCTCATGCAGCCACCCAGCAAGAGTTTTTTCATCATGTATCAACCAGCTGCAGCGGGCATGATGGATAGGCCACAAACATCGGATGCTGCTTGGTTCTATTGGGTCTCGAGAACGCAAAAAACTCAATGAATCTTCAGCAGGCCCCCTATGCGAAAGATTAGAGGATCAGCAGGGGACAAACCTGAATTGATCTGTTTCCAGAGTTCACCCGACTGTAAAACTGAGAGCCATGCTTCTCTTGTACTCGAATTCATCGTCTCATGTAATACGCTCCTTCTTTCCTAAATAGTATTCCCCTTGGTGTCTTTCTGTAGGTTGGTGACTACGTCTGTAAGTCATTTTCGAATTGATATGCAGATCCGCATGAAACTCAGATCTGCACCGTctgattcttctctccacagtgAAACCTAACGATGTATACAAATGGATCACATACGATGTGAGGGTATGTATGTAATGAAGTGTTTTGACTAATTCTGGCATACGCGTTTGCGTAGGTTGCAGAAAAgcctcctcgttcttttcGGCCGGCATTTTTTTGTgtaaatacacatatacgCTTTCATGCACAAGAGGATCTTTTCTTGAGTTTCAACGTCGTAATTGACAGCAATTCGGTCTGGgcaggaaacagacaggAAGATGGAGGACGAAGCACTCCACTCACAGGGATCGGCGCCGTCGGATCCGCTGCTGTCACCAACTCATACGGCGAAACGTCCTTTGCCAGATGAGAAGGTTCCTTCGGCGAATTTGTCTCAAGAGGGaccggaagaaacagaatACATAATCGAGCGTGCGTCTATGGGGATTCGGATGGTTTCCATTCTTTCGAAGCACGTTGGGTTCTGCCACCGGCACTCTTGACGGCTGCGCGTCGTCTTCTAGATCGCATTTAGCATTTTTGTCCAAAGCACGAACCACAGGCTTCGTCTCCTGGCTGCGTGCTTAGCTGAATGTCTGCCTTCTTACTCGCAGGGGGTCGGCAAAGCGCGTCTTTCTAGTTTACCCTATTATCATGTTCCCTCTTCAGCGGCGCTTGCATTTTCGTCCTCACCGGAAGAACGATCCTACATCCACCATTTCTTTGGGAACAACACAGAAAGCATGTTACCGCTTGTTCGTTTACGCAACACCGGAGCCTGCGGGATCACTGCTCCGTTGATCTACATGACGAACGATTGGATTCCGACCAAATTTACATTCGGGTCATATTTCGCGCCGACACGTGCACTCTGTGAAGCTTTATTCTATACATTCAGCTTCGTTATCGTCGTAAAAGGGAACCACCTTTCAAGACGTTTCCACACAAGAGTTTCCAAGTGCCGTTTCAGCGAGCATGTTTTTCCACTTACAAACATTTTGAATCCGGAGAAGTGTTACCACAAACTCCGTGAATGTCAATCCACGGAAGCTGCCTAGCTGCTTCTTGCCACAGCCATCACACACCATTCATCTGACAACAAGCCAGTGCTTCATGACTAAAAAACAATAGCTGTGTCTATTTGGAGATGAATAAACTTGCCACGTTCTGTAGTTTCAAAAACGCATCCCCTTTTCTTCGACGCCTTTTTGCGAGTGCTGGCTGTTCATTTCTGCGGGCAACGCACATAATCGCTCAGCCTTCCCTACCCAGAAAAAACTCGTACCGTGTATCcatgcttctttttcttcagccgTAGCCctcagcgacgaagaagaaaagctcGACGAAGAAATAGACCTGACGGAGCTGGAAGCCGAGTTGCAAGCTGCGCTCTCGGAGACAAATATCAGGGCGAGAAGCGTTGCTGCCGAAAGTGGAAACGAAAGCTCACAACAACCCATGGAGGGTACTTCCGAGGATACCAATGAACTAGACGATTATGAACAACTGATGAAGGATGCAAGGAAGCTCAAAAGAGAACGGGGTACGAGCTTCGTCGTCAGacaaacacacatacacactAATACCTTGCTTGGCACAAGCGTGTCTGCCCTTCTTATGCCTGTAGACACGTCTGCTTATCCCTTCCCTACGCATCTCTCTGCAGATAGCTGCGTCTCAGTCTGTATTTGTCTGtcgctttgcttctcttcaaGGCTGCGAGCAGGCATCCTTCTGGGTGTCTGTGAGAGTGTTTATCCTTTTCATTTCCCACCATATGCTCGGCATGCTGCCGGTTGTGTCTCCTCAGATGACAGCAATGACAATATTTCCAGTGCTATCGCTCGAGTGACGGAGAAACACGAAGCAGTTGAAGACTTTATAAGGTCTTTCCTCATTTCGTCTCAAATGCACAAGACACTCTCCTGCTTTCAAACAGAGTGGTAGGTTCGATCAAGCACCTGAACTGCCTCCCAAAAAGGAAATCACTTGAGATCTATGTTGAAAATGTAGGGCCATCAAACTCAGAACCCGCGTGAGTAAGGGTTATTTTTATTTCTAGACGGCACCtgaaagaaacgcatgtaGTTTCACCGTGGTTCTATTGGCGAAACATTTCTGGGAAGAACATGACACACTCGTGTCAACGACACTCATCCATTAAGACATCTAGGCGAATGCTTCACTGAAGATCAAAGGTCCTCCCATTTTTCTGTAGGTATGACGCTCAGCTTCAGAAGGCTGACAGCGACTCTGCGACTGTGGCAAAAAGGGAGCAGTGGGCTGTTCCAAATGCCTTTCTCGTAAACCAAGAGCTGCAAGAACAGGTGGCTCATCTAGAGCAGGAAATCCGCCGACAGCGCGAGATTGCCTCCAAGGCCTTGTAAGGAGGAGACTCTTCAAAACACTAAAAAGCATTGGGTTTTGAGTTGCCCTTTTCGTAGATGCGATAACTCTAGTCGATTCTTagtcctctccgtctctaGAGAACAAATCCCGAACACAGGTTTCCCCCTCGTTCTGCAAAACGCTCCTTTCTCACGCCCGAGATCAGGTCGACTCCATTGCTAGGCTTTTGAGGCGCCCACAAGCAAAGCGGGAAGTGCTGGAACAGCTGgctctctccatctgcttATCTGTCTCGTTCAGTCATGCTCTGCggttccgcttcttccttaCTGTCGCTCTTTCACGTGTCAGGGAATACTTCGACAAGTTTAAGAAGGAGCGAGACTTCCATCGTATGCACCATCGGCGACtcaaacaagaaaaagaaaagtgCACCCGTAAGAAAGGCACGCCACCACCAGAGAGACttccgctttttctctcactCGAATGGAAGTGTGCTGTTTATTTTCTAACAAACATTAACAAAAGACGCGCCACAATATAAATATGCCGCTGACTCGTGAATCAGTGTGTCGAAACACAAAACACGAACAAGCACATTaccgtatatatatagagagatacATATTCTAACATCGACGCATGTGTACTCGGTCAAGTTCACCAAGAACGGAAAATCCCGGGGACACAAGGTCTTGTTGAGACGAACATGGATGTGGGTGTTCGTTTGTGTCTCACCAGACCCCTTTAGGATATACCAGAAAACCCGAACGCCTCACTGTAAACATTTaaacatacatgtatatagacacacacacatcccCTCTGGGTGCGGCCTCAACACATCTGCGGAATTGACGGTCAGGCGCGCGTTCAATTTTACGGGTGCGATAAAAACACAGCTGGCCATATGAACTCCCCTAGGGCGACTCAGAAACCATCACAGGGACCCATTTGCATAGGAAAAGGTCACAGAAGTAGCTGTGGAAAAGAGGCACAAACGAACTTGTTCAGTGTTCACTGTGAGTCCTGCCCTCAGAGGAAATcaagaaactgaagaaaaaacttGAGGACATGCGTCCAGAGATCGAGACTCTTCACGGCAAATACAAAGTACGCGAGACAAACCTCCGGTTTCTTTCACGAATCAAGCATCACCCCagtcctctcgcgtcttccctGAAACGCTCTTTCTGACCTACCTGTCTGCAGACTATATTCGTGCATATCTGTACTGCGCGCGCTCGGTAGCAAACCAGATGTGTAATCACATCTGTAAACGAACCCGCCCATGGAGGACGCGCTTGTTGAGAATCGCAGTCGCTCCCGCTCATTCCGCTCTTCCGCAGACGCTTGGATACGCTGATGTGGACTTAGTCCCCGTACGCACAAGCCACAAACACAAATTATGGTCTGAAAAAGCTTATCCCACTGAAACAGAAGTTCTTCGCAAAACCGGCACTGTAACTCAGCGAGCCCTCGTTTTCACATGCGCACCACTGTTGGAGGTTGCCTTCCAAgagctgcttctgcttctcaagagaggaaacgtcTAAATGACGGACGGTactctttttttcagacgAAATCAGCTCGATGCCTTGTGTTCCTTCGAACACTTTCCTCTCAGACAAGCATTCGCGAAAAAATGTTAATTACCATCGACAGAGATCGTTTGGCTGCGAAAGTTGAGTCTCTGAACCGACAGGGTCCGCGCGAGTCGTCGCGTTGTGCCTCTCGTAGTTCGAGGGGTTCTTTGTCCAGTTCCAGCGAAACGGTGGAGGTGAAGAAGCCTGAAGAATGCGAAGGGGAAAGTCACTGTCGAAACCGAAATTCAAACGGAGTCAGCGGCACGAGCCAGCCTCGAAAACCCGCAACGAAACTCGACTCGCAGTGGCCAGAGCGTCGCAGAGTCAATCCTTACCTTTCGGTGGAAGGGACGAGTTCTGAATTAGGAAAAACTGAGAGTTCTAGTCAGCACCACAGCGAGACCAGCACGGGATCCGGGTCCTTACTTTCGAGTGCGGAAAAGCCTCGCGACCGTCTTAAATGCTCACACGCATTCGATGCCCACGGTGCCGCAGTTGTTTCCATCGTCTTTCATCCTCAACTTGAGCTACGTAAGTGTGTTCCTGTTTGTTCGGAACCCGTTTTGGAAAGACATTCCGGGTAGCGtagtctctctcttgcccTCTCTCCGGGATATACATAGGACTACGGCGTGTGTCTGGGGGGttcatttctctctgccgACGTAGTTCTGCAtctttgctctctctttACCCCTCCATTTGTATTTTCAACCTCCcgcaagtgtctcctcaTTCCATTCCCCTTCTGGTCACGACTTGGCGACCGGCATTCGCTTCTATCTACGGGATTGACGCAGCTGCAACGTGTGCCTGCCCCATCCGAAACAGGTCAATGTCTCCCTCCTGCTCTTGTGCTTCTGTCTCTAAAGAAACAAGCTGCTGCTTCCAATGAACAACTAGACGCACAACCGGTTTgtgggtgtgtgtgtcgtCAGTCGCGTCGACAAGCGATGATGGGACCTGGAAGCTGTGGCAAATGCCAGCTGCTCACCTCGTGATGTCCGGCGTGGGTCACACGGTAAGCTGTGCCTGTCAACAACGTCCTTACTCCTCTCCCACAATACAAGATATGTTTTCACGGACTCACCACCAGGTGCAGACTCCGACCTATCGACttttttcgcatgcacagTGGGACACTCACACTCGATTGTTCGCACAACCACCGAAGTCTATTCTTTGTGTTTGCTGAATGAGCTTGGATACGTCCAGGCTTCTCTGAGCTGCCTAAGAAAGCCTCATGCACTATAAAATCTGATGTATGAAATTGCACGCATTCACGCATGCACGAGGGCACTTGCCGAGAGCTGAAGCATCAAATGCCACAGAAGGCTTCTGTTTGTCAGcagtttttctttccaccGATGTGCACCGCGTGCCGTCTAGGACTGGGTGAGCAGTGCCTCACTCCACCCGTACGCCTCCGTCCTTGTCACGGCCTCTGGAGACGGAACCGTCAAGCTGTGGAGCAttgcagaagaaaactgcGTCCATACTTTCACCGACCACTCCAAGCCCGTCTGGGATTGCTGCTTCCATGACGCGGGTGAGGTGCCGAAGCATGTTTCCTCTACATGTGTTCAAAAGAGTGTGATAAActggaaacgagaaacgagaaacaaTATCGCGAGTGGCGatggaagaggagacgataTCTTCCGGGCGGTTAGACAAGCCGTCTGCCTGCGATCCGTATCTTGAAAAGGATGGAAAAGTTTCTGGACCGGtgtgtttctgttctctttgtctttctggTCCCTAAGTGATGAAGAACACTCCTTattctctctctatcgaAAACCTGACAGGATGGCGCTTTTCGCCTCGCTCGCGTGTGGGTCTGCTACAGGAGACTTCTTCGCTACATGCTCTGCGGATCACTCCATCAAATGCTTTGATGCTAACAGGTgtggagaaagcagagaacgtGGGAGAATGAAAAACATCTGAGGAAAATAGGAAGGTTCTGGAGGTCTGGAGGAACGAAGAGGTTGCTTGTTTGAAACCGAGAATTGTCGCTTTCTCACAGATCGTACAGCATTGTATGCGACCACCAAGACATCCCGTTTCGGCTCCCTGAGCTTTCTGTTTGGCTTTTTCTCGAAGGACGCCCGAAGAGCTTTTGCGGTCCACTTGAGCGTGTAGGcacttctgtgtctcccgtctTTCCTATTTTCCGTCTGTTgtgtcctctttctctgctcagCCTGCGCTGCCGAGAAAGCTTGAGAGGGCATGCAGACTCCGTGAACTCCATATGCTTCCAGCCCTTCACCAACTGTCTGGCGAGTTGCTCGACAGATAAAATGGTAAGGAGGGCAATGCCTCTCCCTTTTCAGAGTGAGATGCGCAATAGCAAAAAACCATCCCTGCGAGAGGCGTTGACTGCAACATCAATTAGTGATGTGAATGTGTTTGAATTCGGCTTTTCGGCGGCCAAACGCCGGTGCGAATCAACCCGGTCAAACTCAGACTATCTTGGAAAATCTCGGTCACCCCATCACACCTCCCCAGAGAATTCATTGCGTAAATATCTTGCTATCTTGGC
This window of the Toxoplasma gondii ME49 chromosome VI, whole genome shotgun sequence genome carries:
- a CDS encoding WD domain, G-beta repeat-containing protein (encoded by transcript TGME49_243740), whose translation is MEDEALHSQGSAPSDPLLSPTHTAKRPLPDEKVPSANLSQEGPEETEYIIEPVALSDEEEKLDEEIDLTELEAELQAALSETNIRARSVAAESGNESSQQPMEGTSEDTNELDDYEQLMKDARKLKRERDDSNDNISSAIARVTEKHEAVEDFIRSFLISSQMHKTLSCFQTEWYDAQLQKADSDSATVAKREQWAVPNAFLVNQELQEQVAHLEQEIRRQREIASKALEYFDKFKKERDFHRMHHRRLKQEKEKCTQEIKKLKKKLEDMRPEIETLHGKYKTSIREKMLITIDRDRLAAKVESLNRQGPRESSRCASRSSRGSLSSSSETVEVKKPEECEGESHCRNRNSNGVSGTSQPRKPATKLDSQWPERRRVNPYLSVEGTSSELGKTESSSQHHSETSTGSGSLLSSAEKPRDRLKCSHAFDAHGAAVVSIVFHPQLELLASTSDDGTWKLWQMPAAHLVMSGVGHTDWVSSASLHPYASVLVTASGDGTVKLWSIAEENCVHTFTDHSKPVWDCCFHDAGDFFATCSADHSIKCFDANSLRCRESLRGHADSVNSICFQPFTNCLASCSTDKMVKLWDMRTASVIRKLSGHSHSCNDVTFNMQANVVASCDAGGVVHVWDLRKMEDVLEVSCGSTLLKKPFCRTWMDIQTTFW